A single window of Archangium gephyra DNA harbors:
- a CDS encoding RluA family pseudouridine synthase, protein MIEFRIEEDSAGMRLDKFLRKKLANVPTSHLFKMIRVKKVRVNGKRAQPEQPLAAGDTISIRGTEAQLLAPAAPEERKPPPPPPVDPSELVILFEDDWMMAVDKPSGMAVHTGSGITGGTLVDYVRAYLGPKAVRNDFAASPAHRLDRETSGVILVAKRRPAMVHFTELFTNGHPRKRYLTLVKGRMPKDSGVINLPLAEHQQTAESKARRGVNMQEAVTRWKVIKQSGEVALLSCVIETGRTHQIRRHLTAIGHPVAGDKKYGDFGFNRDVRARWGLKRLFLHAEFIEFPHPAHGGKVAVEADMPPELKDVLKRAALEPS, encoded by the coding sequence ATGATCGAGTTCCGAATCGAGGAAGACAGCGCGGGCATGCGGTTGGACAAGTTCCTCCGCAAGAAGCTCGCGAACGTGCCCACCTCTCACCTCTTCAAGATGATTCGAGTGAAGAAGGTGCGGGTGAACGGCAAGCGGGCCCAGCCAGAGCAGCCCCTGGCCGCCGGCGACACCATTTCCATCCGGGGGACCGAGGCGCAGCTCCTCGCCCCCGCCGCCCCCGAGGAGCGCAAACCCCCACCCCCTCCCCCCGTGGACCCCAGCGAGCTGGTCATCCTCTTCGAGGACGACTGGATGATGGCCGTGGACAAGCCGAGTGGGATGGCCGTCCACACCGGCAGCGGCATCACCGGGGGGACGCTGGTGGATTATGTGCGTGCCTACCTGGGCCCCAAGGCAGTGAGGAACGACTTCGCCGCCAGCCCCGCCCACCGGCTGGACAGGGAGACGAGCGGCGTCATCCTCGTCGCCAAGCGCCGCCCGGCGATGGTCCACTTCACGGAACTCTTCACCAACGGACATCCGCGCAAGAGGTATCTGACACTGGTCAAAGGCCGGATGCCGAAGGACTCGGGGGTCATTAACCTCCCGCTCGCCGAGCACCAGCAGACGGCCGAGTCCAAGGCCCGTCGCGGGGTGAACATGCAGGAGGCCGTCACTCGATGGAAGGTCATCAAGCAATCGGGCGAGGTAGCCCTCCTCTCCTGCGTCATCGAGACCGGACGCACTCATCAGATAAGAAGGCATCTGACGGCCATTGGCCACCCCGTTGCTGGGGACAAGAAATACGGTGACTTCGGTTTCAACAGGGATGTGCGGGCCCGTTGGGGGCTCAAACGCCTGTTCCTGCATGCCGAGTTCATAGAGTTTCCCCACCCGGCTCACGGGGGCAAGGTGGCGGTGGAGGCGGATATGCCCCCGGAGTTGAAGGACGTGCTCAAGCGCGCCGCGCTGGAACCCTCATGA
- a CDS encoding pentapeptide repeat-containing protein — protein sequence MPKAPTIEQLLQNGSAEWNRLRKAGKVPTEHTGATFAQLFSANTDLSGLGLVGSEWERCDLSKVNFRDTDLSNAYFHGGRLQDCDFRGANLEGATFEKLKLLRCDFTGARGLEEADFDEVDMDRVTGLDGEEAPPPPPPPVQGITAFTREQRDKVMGPGSLLAPASEQQQQQSGEGELPPFKPQDNPGQLFFRALKRLGAPPLWVLDVAGLRPLLPARLPPGSSLETLYREAVKTRLENKKPAADPGAVERAQRSLRMGAKDSNLAAMYLREVGVVPSFRFSAAKVLKDALREELAVDDLTGSVDPRTTGALLELRLPQEVVEHTHEVRRRLSATQLYTALLEAGFNPDNNWEEALESAEPAMELAQLATGEDRQALLEGFQVFSALPEEARLRRLAYLAESLNHLELLGRLPEGMEPAWLSGPETRECHDREMTYVQALRADDIPRKVAALAKAELGVPEGEVPEESEDDLFVHLRCDVCGKEKLIVQSPAEE from the coding sequence ATGCCGAAAGCCCCCACGATTGAACAGCTCCTGCAGAACGGAAGCGCCGAGTGGAACCGCCTGCGCAAGGCCGGCAAGGTCCCCACCGAGCACACGGGCGCGACCTTCGCGCAGCTCTTCTCCGCCAATACGGACCTGTCCGGACTGGGACTGGTGGGCAGCGAGTGGGAGCGCTGCGACCTGTCCAAGGTGAACTTCCGCGATACGGACCTCTCCAACGCCTACTTCCACGGCGGACGCCTCCAGGACTGCGACTTCCGGGGCGCCAACCTGGAAGGCGCCACCTTCGAGAAGCTCAAGCTCCTGCGCTGTGACTTCACGGGCGCCCGGGGCCTGGAGGAGGCGGACTTCGACGAAGTGGACATGGACCGCGTCACCGGCCTGGACGGAGAGGAGGCCCCGCCGCCCCCTCCCCCGCCCGTCCAGGGCATCACCGCCTTCACCCGCGAGCAGCGCGACAAGGTGATGGGCCCGGGCTCCCTGCTGGCCCCCGCCTCCGAGCAGCAGCAGCAGCAGTCCGGCGAGGGCGAGCTGCCGCCCTTCAAGCCCCAGGACAACCCGGGCCAGCTCTTCTTCCGCGCCCTCAAGCGCCTGGGCGCCCCGCCGCTCTGGGTGCTGGACGTGGCCGGCCTGCGGCCCCTGCTCCCCGCGCGCCTGCCCCCGGGCAGCTCCCTGGAGACGCTCTACCGCGAGGCGGTGAAGACGCGGCTGGAGAACAAGAAGCCCGCGGCGGACCCCGGCGCGGTGGAGCGTGCCCAGCGCTCGCTGCGCATGGGCGCCAAGGACTCCAACCTCGCCGCCATGTACCTGCGCGAGGTGGGCGTGGTGCCCTCCTTCCGCTTCTCCGCGGCCAAGGTGCTCAAGGACGCCCTGCGCGAGGAGCTGGCGGTGGATGACCTCACCGGCTCGGTGGACCCGCGCACCACCGGCGCGCTCCTGGAGCTGCGGCTGCCCCAGGAGGTGGTGGAGCACACCCACGAGGTGCGCCGCCGGCTGTCCGCCACGCAGCTGTACACCGCGCTGCTGGAGGCCGGCTTCAACCCGGACAACAACTGGGAGGAGGCCCTGGAGTCGGCCGAGCCCGCCATGGAGCTGGCGCAGCTGGCCACCGGCGAGGACCGGCAGGCCCTGCTCGAGGGCTTCCAGGTGTTCTCCGCCCTCCCCGAGGAGGCCCGGCTGCGCCGTCTGGCCTACCTGGCCGAGTCCCTCAACCACCTGGAGCTCCTGGGCCGGCTGCCCGAGGGCATGGAGCCGGCGTGGCTCTCCGGCCCCGAGACGCGCGAGTGCCATGACCGCGAGATGACGTACGTGCAGGCCCTGCGCGCCGACGACATCCCCCGCAAGGTGGCCGCGCTGGCCAAGGCCGAGCTGGGCGTGCCCGAGGGCGAGGTGCCCGAGGAGAGCGAGGACGATCTCTTCGTCCACCTGCGCTGCGATGTGTGCGGCAAGGAGAAGCTCATCGTCCAGTCGCCCGCCGAGGAGTGA
- a CDS encoding DUF4382 domain-containing protein, whose amino-acid sequence MKRLQILTLGLFALAFGLVTTGCGNQNSVTIKLTDAPGDFKAAVVTISEVYLQGAEGRVVLSNEATTTNLVTLANDTKDIVKDAIVPAGKYSELRFVISGAYIEVEQEDGSTAIFATSNDYAGLPEGATVSGILQTPSFSTSGVKVKLDGDGVEVQGEQKVILVDFDVSQSFGKDRGQGDKWVMKPVIKGGEMVFSGSVNVTLAQGEGVSLPTLNGTPVTLGAFRATLKSTETDPDGASAPAAEEIALTDLNGDGVFEASFKFLVPGNYEVSFVAPEGLSFTTNPGIPAPVTIGSGTDQSKAFVLTSASITVR is encoded by the coding sequence ATGAAACGCCTCCAGATTCTCACGCTCGGCCTGTTCGCGCTGGCCTTCGGCCTGGTCACCACCGGCTGCGGCAACCAGAACAGCGTCACCATCAAGCTCACCGATGCGCCGGGTGACTTCAAGGCCGCCGTCGTCACCATCTCCGAGGTCTATCTCCAGGGTGCGGAGGGCCGCGTGGTCCTCAGCAACGAGGCCACCACCACCAACCTGGTGACGCTGGCCAACGACACCAAGGACATCGTCAAGGACGCCATCGTCCCCGCGGGCAAGTACTCCGAGCTGCGCTTCGTCATCTCCGGCGCGTACATCGAGGTGGAGCAGGAGGACGGCAGCACGGCCATCTTCGCCACCTCCAACGACTACGCGGGCCTGCCCGAGGGCGCCACCGTCTCCGGCATCCTGCAGACCCCCAGCTTCAGCACCTCCGGCGTGAAGGTGAAGCTCGACGGCGACGGCGTGGAGGTGCAGGGCGAGCAGAAGGTCATCCTGGTGGACTTCGACGTGTCCCAGAGCTTCGGCAAGGACCGCGGCCAGGGTGACAAGTGGGTGATGAAGCCGGTCATCAAGGGCGGAGAGATGGTGTTCAGCGGCAGCGTGAACGTGACGCTGGCCCAGGGCGAGGGTGTGAGCCTGCCCACCCTGAACGGCACGCCCGTGACGCTGGGCGCCTTCCGCGCCACGCTCAAGAGCACCGAGACCGACCCGGATGGCGCCTCCGCTCCCGCCGCCGAGGAGATTGCCCTGACGGACCTCAACGGTGACGGCGTGTTCGAGGCGAGCTTCAAGTTCCTCGTGCCCGGCAACTACGAGGTGAGCTTCGTGGCTCCCGAGGGCCTGAGCTTCACCACCAACCCCGGCATCCCGGCCCCCGTCACCATCGGCTCGGGCACGGACCAGTCGAAGGCCTTCGTGCTGACCTCGGCCTCCATCACGGTGCGCTAG